TGCTTTAGGCCAGTTCAACACTGAAGCGAGCACTTTACCACACAGACATCTTTTGGCAGCTGAAATACATGTAAAAAGCCTCAAAGAGACACACATCCACGCGCCTGTACAGAAAAGATGCGCATCGCAAGCATGTTTGCGGGTGTCCGCAGGCTGCGTCTTGTGACAGCGACGTCGTACGCCGCGGCTGTTCTAGTAGCCTTATTTATTAAGCGCGCACTGCCAGGCCTGCTGCCAAGTCTGTATCAACCTCTTCCCAACGATAAGAAAAAAGCATACAAACACATCTGTTGTGCCTACCTTTCCATGGCACagtccctccctcctcctgctgctgtaaaaacaaagacgACAATATGAGCCCACATTAAAACAACCCCCGAAGCTGCAGCTCATTAAAATCCAAACGGTGTTTTCCAAGCGGTGTCCAGGAGGGTTACTCCTCCTTTAAGCCGAACATGAAGCCAAGGTCGCAACGTGTGGTCCGCGCGATCCACAAGCTGCAAGGGATACATTAGACGAAATCATTCAAATATGGCAGTGACGTGCCAAATTATccccagaatttaaaaaaaaagtgaaaatgaataaataccgACAGCAGGAAGTGACAGGTAGGCGCATTCATCTTGATAGCCAGGTGTATTGCCTAATAGTGTGCTTGGCTTCACAGACAGCTCCCGCCTCTAAGAGCAACGGACCAATCAGGGAACGGATCAAAGACAGCGTCCTTAAGACGCAGGTGCATCTATGTTGCCTTCAACAGCAGTATATAAGCTCGTACATTATACTCCTTTTATACCCGATTCAGGGGTTTATAAGAAATACAATCATGGGAGTAATTTGTAGTGTTTTTGGTGGTGATTTTGTGCAAGACATAGCGAACCAGTCTGCACCATACTGAGAGtcatggagccagcgaggaagagaaGACACTCTAATGTCTAATTATCTTCTCTATTATCTCTCTGGTTGTGTAACCCAAAGAAAGTTTGATAAAGCAGAATGAGAGCAGCTAGGCTCTTTTAAGcctatagaatagaatagaatagaattcaactttattgtcattgcacatgtcacaggtacaaggcaacgaaatgcagtttgcatccatccagaagtgctttagccataatatagatatattacaaaatatatattagcaataatatagatttGTAGATATATTACACAAATGGGTCTGTTATAGGTATAAGGGTACAAAATATGGGTCTATTATGTGTATGTtacaatgtacacggtatgaaggtatgttatgaatatgctataactataagtatgtacatgCTGTAGTGGGTGTACAAGCTATGTGCAGGCTATGAAcatgatataaatatgaaaactatacagaaatataaaatatgaaactatacagaaatctgAACTGTGCAATttataaattcaattcaattcaattttatttatatagcgccaaatcacaacaaaagtcgcctcaagacgcttcatagatacagagaaaaacccaacaatcatatgaccccctatgagccagcactttggcgacagtgggaaggaaaaactcgcttttaacaggaagaaacctccggcagaaccaggctcagggaggggcggccatctgctgcgaccggttggggtgagagaaggaagacaggataaagacatgctgtggaagagagacagaggttaataacagatatgattcaatgcagagaggtctattaacacatagtgagtgagaaaggtgactggaaaggaaaaactcaatgcatcatggggatcccccggcagcctatgtctattgcagcataactaagggaggattcagggtcacctggtccagccctaactatatgctttagcaaaaaggaaagtttgaagcctaatcttaaaagtagagatagtgtctgtctcccgaatccaaactggaagctggttccacagaagaggggcctgaaaactgaaggctctccctcccattctacttttaaatactctaggaacaacaagtaggcctgcagagcgagagcgaagtgctctaatagggtgatatggtactacaaggtcattaagatatgatggggcctgattatttaagaccttgtatgtgaggagcaggattttgaattcaattctggatttaacaggaagccaatgaagggaagccaaaacaggagaaatatgctctctctttctagtccctgtcagcactcttgctgcagcattttggattagctgaaggcttttcagtgagttttttggacatcctgataataatgaattacagtagtccagcctggaagtaataaatgcatgaactagtttttcagcgtcactctgagacaggatatttctaattttagagatgttgcgcaaatggaagaaagcagtcttacatatttgtttaatatgtgcgttgaaggacatgtcctggtcaaaaatgactccaaggttcctcacagcgttactggaggccaaggtaatgccatccagagtaagaatctggttagataccatatttctaagctttacAGGgtcgagtacaataacctcagttttatctgaattaagaagcagaaagttagcggccatccagatttttatgtctttaagacattcctgcagtttaactaattggtgtgtgttatctggcttcatggacagatagagctgggtgtcatctgcatagcagtgaaaatgtatgctatgtcttctaatgatgctgcctaaaggaagcatgtataatgtaaacagaattggtcctagcactgaaccctgtggaactccataattaacctcagtgtgtgaagaggactctccatttacatgcacaaattggagtctattagatagatatgatacaaaccactgcagtataaacagttgtaaacagttgtagaattatAATTATCgtattgtacagaatgattgtcTATAAAGcatatacagtagtgcagttaagataagtgaaatatgtggataatttctacagaggctatgtaaagtgctagtggttgtgagtggtggttcagtccatgttattattgtgtgtatgagggtacagttgtccatttgtttgtttttgtttttgtccattgTGGTGTATGTGGTATGTGCTGTCCTTCTAAAAATGATAAATGTAAACTACATAGTAGATGCACTGGTCCTTATATAGCACTTCTTCTATTTAACATGACAATTCAAAAGATTTAATACAATACGCTTCATTCATCCAATGGATGCaagttggggttagtatcttgtccGAGAcaatttggcatgcagactgaagcagccagggatcaaaccaccaaactTTCAATTAGTAGAGGACCTGCTGTACATGCTGAGGTACAGCCACCCCTGTGCCTCAGGAGGCCAGTATTAAGCCACTGGGTGTCACCTCTGTCattgcgccccagggtggctgtggctacatgtagcttgccatcaccagtgtgtgaatgtgtgcatgaatgggtggatgactgaatgtgtaaagtgctttggggtccttagggactagtaaagcgctatacaaatacaggccatttaccatttaccacttTGTGTATATGACCTGTTAGTTATATTCTAGTTAGTTATATACAAATGGAGATTGGGATGTCTTCAAGTGACTGAACATTAGCTTCATAGATGTGTGTTAAGTGAATCTTTCAGTTTCTAGTTTTACGATGTTATTGCATCATGCTCATACAGTTTATGTATGCGATTTGTTAACCAAGCTTGCAAGTGTTAGCTGATAAGTTCAACTTTGGTCAAAATAGGGTTTTGGACATGAAATGGGAGTAACTTCAGAACTGAAAAGTAGTCCAAAACCAATTAAATTCTGATTACCTGTTGATCAAGAATGGTCAATATTTAGAAACTCTTTTCTAAtaactctttctttctgtctgctttgCTTTTGTTGCAAATCCATCACCTCTCTacagtttttgatttatttgtatGCTCTTTACACCTGTGTTTTGTCCCTCCTCTCTTACTTAGGGCGTGTCCTGTGCTTGGAGTGCACTGTCATATATtaagtatcccacattctttaGTGACTCACAGGTACTGCAGGTTAGACAACACGACTAGCTATTTCAGCAGCCTGTAATATAATAGTTGCCATTTACTGGGCCTGCTGagaagttgtatttttacttttgtgcaTGAAGGCTGGATACTGTGCGGTACTTAACTAAAGGTAACTTGTAGTGCAAAGGCACAGTGCTACATGGAAACCATAGAAAGCATTGCGGCAAATACTGCTCTTGTTAGAGCCAGAGAAGGTAAGAACTTTCTATATCCAGAAAGTTTATGTGAGAAGATGACATGCTAAAATGCTGACAATTTTTGACTTATTTCTCAATTTGGGACATGACCTCCATCAGAAGTAGTGCTTATATGGGTTATCTCAGGACAATGATTTTTCAGTCACAGTGTGGAAGAGTGATGTATGATAAACCTGATCAATGATGAGTTTTAAGTctggttttttttactcaccaGTTCAGTTTAGGATAAATCAGTTTATCAATTTTAGCATTTCTGAATAAAGTGAAATTCTCTCTGAAGGCAACATAAATTTATTTGCTGTTACTTGAGACATGAAATAAATTTGGAGTGTGGAAATTGAGACGCAAACTATGAGTGATAGTGTGTAAAGTACGTTGCAGAGTAATGTGGTTCCACAGGCTTTGTTTAATTTGTTCCTGGAGCTATTTATAGTTCACTCACTGTAGTCGAACAAGCTATTGTCTGAAACCTGAAGGACTAGGCATGCTGATTGACATCTCAGTCTGAGTTATTCAATATGTCAGCACTTTGGTTATAGGCATGTATGCATATTCACAACACTAAAGAACTCCTTTTCTGTGTCCCCACTGTCTGTAGGTGGAGGAAGGAGctggaaatggaaagaaatgCTTCGCTTTCCCCACATTAGCCAGTGCAAAGACCTGGCCATGAACATAGGTGTGTATCTGCAAGTGTGTTTCAATAGTGTGAACAAGTTCTGGTTCTTTGTGAGATTTCACaccatatattttattttatatttctccATTAGAACGAGACTACTATAGTCTATGTGTGAAGCAGCCTATTGGCAAGAAACTGTTTCAGCTCTTCTGTCGGAGTCGGCCTGATCTGCAGAACTACATTTCCCTCCAAGATGCTTTGGTACAAACTGTGAAAAATTCTTTTACTGGAATTTGAGTccttaaaaatattgaaaataatGGCACTTAAATATCAGTAATTATTTCAGAAGCTAGAGTTGCATTGCTCTTGTGTGTTTTAAGTAATGACATTGCAGTGCAGtgcgctttttaaaaatattaaacgaGAGATAAGAGATTAAGagcaaaacaaatgtgaaactAACATGAAGAACATTAGAAAACTGAGAACTGAAAATATACTTGAAGAATTACACCATAACACATATAATATAACATCAAAATAATCTATAGCATGTTGGAATTTCcatctgttatttttttctttctttcttgattACTGATGGATAATGATGCATGAGACACCGCGGCATTAttaaatgataagaaaaaaaacatcagccaAATTTAACTCTGGTATATTCATAttgagtaaaaaagaaattttggACTTCAGTGCACAAGAGGGTGACTCTTGTAGATACAACAGCTCATATAACCTTGTATCCTGTGCAGAAACAAAGTGTTACTGGACAGGTAGTATCTAATGAGCCTGACCCTCAAAACACTCAAAGCACCAGCGTTAAGCGGCAGCTGATTGCCTTATCAAGTGGCTAACCACTGCAACACTGGCAAatgtttcaaaacaaacaaacaaacaaaaaaccctaatATTTTTACCGTTACTTCAACTGGCAAGTAATCACATCCAGGGTACAGTAGGTAGTCTCAAAGGCAATATTAAACCTGAGAAATTAGATGAGAAGTGTGCTTCTCTAAAACATTTTAACCGCCCGAGTTTACAcaacattttgtaaacaataAATTATTCATTGACACAAGATCTTTTTAAGTTTATTGCACGACTTACAGATTGTGAATGAACTAAATCATTTAATTTACTGGTGATTTGCTTCATGTGTGAGCATCTGTATGTCTGACCACTTAAACATTTTGCAGTAAATAGCTCAAATTACTTCAGAAAAACTGACATCAGACCTTCTGTCTGATACTAGATTTTACTGTCTAAACCCTTTGAAGAACTAACCTGTACATATAGACTCTGCATCCACATATGCAAACAATCTTAATACCTATTTTCTTCTTTAGGACAACTTTGACATTCAGTCAGATGACAAAAGGAAAGAGTCTGGGAACAGGATCATCCAGAGATTCctcatgaagcaggtgtgacaACATTTGTAGAAAACATGGTTGATAGTTTACAACCGtggatatttttctttcattattttctccTCTGAAGTTTGAAACAAGAATTCTTATATCATGCTACACATCACTTTATCCAAGTGTATCATGTTCCCTCAGTCCAGTGAGTGTGTGTCCATCCTACTGAGGCATGAAAGAAGCTGCAATCAGAGTCTGGAGCTCAATCCCTGTGGTGATGTCTTTCATGGCTGCAGGGAGTAAGTTATATCTCTCTGGTTTGCTTATAGATGGTCATGTTAAAACAAGTTTGTAGGGGACTCAATGCagtctagaatactttggtatacacaGGAATTCATAGtcgactcaatgactgcaaagtgcccaggtcctgtggttGCATTGGTGAAAAAGGTTATTTTCACCAATCTGGCATTATACATTGTGGCCAAATGTATCCAGTTTGGTtttgtctgtccaaaggacattgttccagaaggtTTAGGGGTTTCAGATTTATCTTCAGCTATGCCATATTTTACTTAGAGAGAAGCAAGTTTCTCCTGGGAAGCAACACTTATTagatctttttctaattgtactgttgTAAatctttaacatttagcatgctaacagAGGCCtatagagtctgagatgtattttttgtgtgttttgtaatttctttgagTATTGCACAGTCAGATTTTGGTGTGAATTTTCTGGGACATCCATGCCCAAATCTTCCTCAAATCAAACACATCTGAATGCATCTAACCATAACACTGCACTATACTGACTGTATATAATTTTAACTACTGGCTTAACTGGAGTTTTGCTGGCCTGATGTGATGActatttttctaattttgctAAATTACTGGGATATACACAGTAATATATACAGTATGTCCAGTAGCCAATAGAAGAACTGCTTTTCAGAATCAGTTCTCTAAAGTGTGGCACATGCTGTTGAAAACTGTTGACCAATGGAGCAGATGGAGTTCATCTTTCTTTTGTGGATTAGAGACCTACATAAATACCTCAGCAACGAGCCCTTCACCCAGTACCAGGACAGCATGTTCTTTGCCCGCTTTCTACAATGGAAACAGTTGGAGAGGTCAGTAAATGTGTATGCCCAACAAAGGTATGAGACGAATTGTTTCATGGATCAGTGGTTAGCCAAGTAGCTGCTGTTTACAGTTCttcttaaaaaatgtatttacaaaaatatttcaaatgaaaacaacatgtctgtctctttcaagGCAGCCTATCATGAAGCAAACATTTCGACAGTACAGACTACTGGGGAAAGGAGGGTTTGGAGCGGTATGTATGTTTTGGGATTTACTCTAAGACACAGTGTTAGCATATCAGACACTTTATGGTATATGTTTTTGAGGTATGTCTTTACCCACGGTGTATCAAAATGAAggtagtttttttattttttattttacatacatATTCCCTTGGGGGAATTCATGGACTTAGACCTTCACAACACAGTTCTACATCTCTGTTACTCTTTAGTTCCCTTACATATATTAGTATACTTTCACTTTGCAGCAACCTATTCTTTTTTGACATATTGAACAGCTCTGATACTGGCAACAGCATTAGATACAAATTTATCACAAGGGTGTTATTGTCTTACAATCCTGTTATTCTGTCTTGAGGTGTGGGCCTGTCAGGTGAGAGCCACAGGCAAGATGTATGCCTgcaaaaagctggaaaaaacCCATgtaaagaagaggaaaagagaggacaTGGCTCTCAATGAGAAAGAGATACTACAGGAACTGGATAGTCGCTTTGTGGTGAGACTGCTGTGCTCTTCAAAtatttgcatcattttttaatttgtcaattttttttacattttcaaactagtttttgttcattgtgatggttttcacattgccttgttcatttttttttaaatcagtatgTTTGTTAACCAGTGTTATCTGTGTAAGCAAAGTTGGGTTATTCTTAAAAAGCAAATCCATGACCTGCACTGTTACAATGGTTGATATTTCTTTCTTcgttaaaataaacatatacaCTGTTATTAAGTTACACTGTGACTACAATTcagttgaattcaattcaattcaattcaattcaattcaattttatttatacagcaccaaatcacaacagcagttgcctcaaggcactttaatattgtaaggtagaccctacaatgatagatacacagaaaaaaccaacaatcatatggccccctatgagcaagcactttggcgacactgggaaggaaaaactccattttaacagcaagaaacctccagcaggcaCAGGGAGGGGTGGCCGTCTGCCGCGactggttggggagagagagagaagacggtaaatggtaaatggcctgtatttgtatagcactttactagtccctaaggaccccaaagcgctttacacatccagtcacccacccattcacacagacattcacacactgttgaTTTGCCATCAACAGTGTGTTGATGGCACCCACCCTGGGGTGCCATCAACCCTACacccaccctggggtgcactgatagaggcgaggctgccgggccaccgggccctctggcgacaccgggccctctgaccaccaccagtaggtggGCAAAGGgtcaagtgtcttgcccaaggacacaacgatcgagactgtcggagctggggctcaaaccggcaaccttccgattacaaggcgaactcccaactcttgagccacgatcgccccagcgggataaaagacatgctgtggaagagagacagagattaataaagcTTAAGCTCACACCGAACGAGACATTAATAAGCAATTCAAAATAGTCTTTATAATTCCATCATAACTGACACTTGTTAAAAACTCCAGCTGCCAAATGTTTGAACAAATCATTTAACAAAAATGATCTTTACTGAATGTTTATACAAGGTATTTTTACAGTGAAGAGAAGTTTATCCTGTGACACCGATAGGAAACCTGTATAGGGTATACCCCATCTTTCACCTTATCACAGTTGGGATAGGGATAATGGACATGAACTCTTCTCTATGTTTTATAAAAGACATAGAAGAGGTGGCTGtgactcaggaggtagagcaggtcaattattaactggaaggttggtcgCTCCCGTCTGCATACTCACCTATCCTTGAGTGCTCAAGTTAGGCAGAAAAGTACTTAATAAGAACCAGTCGATCTACTATTTATATATGCTTAATTAGAGACTCATCACATCATTCAACAGGTTTTATACATGTTCTgacacacatccatccatcaattttcttccatccatccatccatccatccatcctcttctgcttTTATCCACTACATCGAGGCTGTAGCCTATCGCATCCATCACAGGATGAGAGGCTGGACTAACAGGGCTAACACTGAAGCAGACAACTATTCAGACTCATCATCATCTTTGAGCTGTGGAAGGAAGTCTGAGAACTCTAAGAGAACTCATGCAGATgaagagagaacatgcaaactataCACAGAAAGGCCTCGGACTGGATTCAAACCAAGGACTTTCTTGGTGCCACTATACCTCGTCTCAGCAATATAGCTGAGTATAAAATAATCAGGGAGAGAACAAGTTCAAAAGCAACCTCGGTCAGACAGAATTCTGTTTATACTGATCTACTGATTCAGATGAATTTCGTGATCAAAtagtcttatttttcttaagaaTGATGTCCAGTTTTTATAATCAGTGAGCACAACTCAATTTTtctaaaatgtgtatttgcagtttcttttaacctcctaagaccggAACTCTTCCATGACATGCATTttcaatttctctttgatatttgggctgattgggacccaattaatgtaaaaacaaagaattaccagattttttttttttacctgatttttgtttctaagaaaaatgagagccacatatgaggatattcatttaacattttgatagcacagtagcagtataatgtcctcgtaagtggatatagagcaaaattgagtattttggtctaaataacccaaaatgtgatgtccacatatgtggatgccaggtcctaggaggttaaggatAATGTTTAATCCTTATGATTGGCTTTCTTTCATAGCGAGTGGTGTTCTGCACTGAATTATACTGAATTGTTTCAAGTATTTTGTAAAAGCTGAATTTATAGTATTGCTGATGCCTTAgtgagttttgttttcttatttttgttttatttttttattgttcaggTGAATCTGGCATATGCTTATGAGACCAAGCACAATCTCTGTATGGTTTTGACCATGATGAACGGCGGTGACCTAGGGTTTCACATACATCGCATGGGGTCACCTGGTCTGACCAAAGACAGGGTACGTTTCTACGCTGCAGAAGTCTGCTGTGGTTTAATTCACCTCCACCAAAAGTCAATATTATACAGGTAAGTGTATTTCTACATGCATTAAATCACATCTCTACTAGTCGGGAAGAAGTTTTTAAATGCTGTGTTTCTTCTAGAGATTTGAAGCCAGAGAACATTCTCTTGGATGACAATGGTATGCGCAACtacaaaacagtgttttttttaatcattcatgTACAATAAATAGCCTCAACTGTACTACAGTAACATCCAAGCAGATAGCATTCCAACATCCACACATAGCAAAAGCTGGCAGTTACTTTCTTGCTATTTTTAACTCTGAAAATAATCTGACTGTTTGAAATGCCACACATTTGGCCATGCAGCCTatcagaagcatccacctgctcTCAAGAAAATTCTGTGTTGATTGTATTTTGacaggggtaaaaaaaaaaagaaaaagaaaagtagttTGAGGAAGTAAAAAAACCTGTTATCTATTTATAGAAACTTCCACACCTGTTCCTTCATTCTTGGAATAAAAGCAACAGTTGTAGTTTCCCATTGTGTCAGCTGGAGAAAAGTGAAGCCTAACTTGACAGGGCAAAAGTGAAAGTATGTGAGAAAAATAATCTCAACAATCATGCCATTTCAGTTaatcttactttttttgttcCATTAAGGACACATCCGCATCTCTGACCTGGGTTTGGCTGTGAAGATGTCTGAGGGGAGTCTAGTACGAGGCAGGGTGGGCACACTGGGCTATATGGGTATGTATGGAACTTCTACAGACCCACATAAATCACTAGATTATATGAGTGTGTTGGAAAACAAAgcaatttatttttatgattGTATGACTTTTATCCATACCTCTCAGTGGTGCTTACTGGCCTGCACACAGATGGATGGACTGCTTAAGTACTTACATAGAGTTTATCTATGTAAGTTTATCCATCACAAAGTCACTAATTGAAATTTAAGTTTATGATGCAGTTTGCATTGTGTTGGGAGTTGGTGATTTGTAGACCTGATAGTTTGTTTTAACACatcagaaaaacaacagaaacaaaaaatcaaacaactgtcaataaaatcaaagcaaagcaaatgGTGATTTTGCTATTTTCTAAGGAACTTTGAAAGAAAGGAATTGgaattctttaagtttcttgaagatgtttcacctctcatccagaAAacgtcttcagttctaaaaccaaatgaGTCCCAGGTATCTAAATCCTTGTGGGGCTTGTCACTAAAAGGGTTGTTGACCCACTATTAATTGtgtcacatgagccaaggtgagAAAAAGGCATGGATCATGACCAGCAGAGGTTTTGAGAGAAACTAATGTGATACCTTGGCTCACCCTATTAACCTGAGGTTAACAGAAACCTGAGGCACCTGGGAATAGATCTTAAAATTGCATTGTATGTGACTGACAGTTGGTGTCACAAGCCACCCCCTCTATTCAGTGATGGTCATTCACAGTGAAAATAGATGGCATCTTTTACTCTTCTTTCAAACAATCTATCTTCTCAGTTCAGAATATGAaaattggcatcctcaaaagattgacctttaacctttagGCGCAGATCTTTAGCTGGTCTTGTCCtgctatgttgtgccatgcattGATAGGATGGCTGTTTGGTGTCTCCAATGTAGAATCTCTGAATTCTTGTATTGTAATAGTTTAAAACTTTCAAATTACCTGATGCTGTCAACTGGATGGGAAGAAAGAACCTATTATGACTTTATGtctacagtgctttcagaaaatgttcacAGTGGttcacttgttccacatttgTTATGTTACAGCCTATTTCCAAAACTGATTAAATTCATTTGTTTCACCTCTACACACAATACCACATAttgacaaagt
This Astatotilapia calliptera chromosome 7, fAstCal1.2, whole genome shotgun sequence DNA region includes the following protein-coding sequences:
- the LOC113025301 gene encoding G protein-coupled receptor kinase 5-like, translating into METIESIAANTALVRAREGGGRSWKWKEMLRFPHISQCKDLAMNIERDYYSLCVKQPIGKKLFQLFCRSRPDLQNYISLQDALDNFDIQSDDKRKESGNRIIQRFLMKQSSECVSILLRHERSCNQSLELNPCGDVFHGCREDLHKYLSNEPFTQYQDSMFFARFLQWKQLERQPIMKQTFRQYRLLGKGGFGAVWACQVRATGKMYACKKLEKTHVKKRKREDMALNEKEILQELDSRFVVNLAYAYETKHNLCMVLTMMNGGDLGFHIHRMGSPGLTKDRVRFYAAEVCCGLIHLHQKSILYRDLKPENILLDDNGHIRISDLGLAVKMSEGSLVRGRVGTLGYMAPEVIGYERYGMSVDWWGLGCLIYEMTAGRPPFRAKGEQPKSSEMERRIQNEHEEYGNQFSKETKDICSSLLTKDPTKRLGSQKSGGKDVKFHPFFQEINFRMLEAGRVDPPFKPDPSQVYCTDVQDIEEFSTVKGVHFDQTDSFFYSQFNTGSNSIIWQNELIETGCFEELNVFGPKGSASPDLDWSQAPESPKRSLLRRIFRKNHHSDSDGSRENLLSSEGYSSSGIHNSALNPRKVYNKDTKKQQVIVAKGSSL